One window of Burkholderia cepacia GG4 genomic DNA carries:
- a CDS encoding sigma-70 family RNA polymerase sigma factor, producing the protein MTTPRPTLRADTPLDPIIQLLALAGEQGYLTHADLVDALPPESDSPDALDVVRAALADIGIAVLDEPAAPAPFAGAAPVDVDRDALDEGRALLGELARGASASTDPLALYTRRIQAVPLLKREDEIVLAREIETGRHQILHALAGYPAAVDALLARHGGTGATGAADDAGDDVDDRERDTPVPVRYDTLQDAVAAVRGALHAQGCRSADYRDARNHLAALLGSLAWVAPAVDDATRVARALATAPVNAAADAAAGTDAACFDTVARRALGAALSDGQQKVHGGTRAMLEANLRLVLSIARKYMNRGVDLPDLVQDGCLGLMRAIEKFEYRRGFKFSTYATWWIRQAVTRAVADRSRTIRVPVHVGDQYQRVQRHALRFRQRTGRRATPAELAAETGLAEDKLRAVLALPAEPLSLDTPLPDTDTGLVDLIEDQASASPFERLADTRMRECVTSLLRSVTPAEADVLRRRFGLGGTEPDTYDAIAQDAGMSRERVRQIEKRALATLRTAAEAEGAQSFLEA; encoded by the coding sequence ATGACTACGCCACGCCCCACGCTTCGGGCGGACACGCCCCTCGATCCGATCATCCAGCTGCTGGCGCTTGCCGGCGAACAGGGTTATCTGACGCACGCCGACCTCGTCGACGCGCTGCCGCCGGAAAGCGACAGCCCCGACGCGCTGGACGTCGTGCGCGCCGCGCTCGCGGACATCGGCATCGCCGTGCTCGACGAGCCGGCCGCGCCGGCGCCGTTCGCGGGCGCGGCACCGGTCGACGTCGATCGCGACGCGCTCGACGAGGGCCGCGCGCTGCTCGGCGAACTCGCCCGCGGCGCGAGCGCATCGACCGATCCGCTCGCGCTCTACACGCGGCGCATCCAGGCGGTGCCGCTGCTCAAGCGCGAAGACGAAATCGTGCTCGCCCGCGAAATCGAAACGGGCCGCCATCAGATCCTGCATGCGCTCGCCGGCTATCCGGCGGCCGTCGATGCGCTGCTCGCGCGCCATGGCGGAACGGGTGCAACCGGCGCGGCCGACGACGCAGGCGATGACGTCGACGATCGCGAACGCGATACGCCCGTGCCGGTCCGCTACGACACGCTGCAGGATGCGGTCGCGGCCGTGCGCGGCGCATTGCACGCGCAGGGCTGCCGCTCGGCGGACTACCGCGACGCGCGCAATCACCTGGCCGCGCTGCTCGGTTCGCTCGCGTGGGTTGCACCGGCCGTCGACGACGCGACCCGCGTCGCGCGCGCGCTCGCAACCGCGCCGGTCAACGCCGCCGCGGATGCAGCCGCCGGCACCGACGCCGCATGCTTCGACACGGTTGCGCGGCGTGCGCTCGGCGCCGCGCTGAGCGACGGCCAGCAGAAAGTGCATGGCGGCACGCGTGCGATGCTCGAGGCGAACCTGCGGCTCGTGCTGTCGATCGCGCGCAAATACATGAACCGCGGCGTCGACCTGCCCGACCTGGTCCAGGACGGCTGCCTCGGCCTGATGCGCGCGATCGAGAAGTTCGAATACCGGCGCGGCTTCAAGTTCTCGACCTACGCGACCTGGTGGATCCGGCAGGCGGTCACGCGCGCGGTCGCCGACCGCTCGCGCACGATCCGCGTGCCCGTGCACGTCGGCGACCAGTACCAGCGCGTGCAGCGGCATGCATTGCGCTTCCGCCAGCGCACGGGCCGCCGCGCGACGCCGGCCGAACTCGCGGCCGAAACCGGGCTGGCCGAGGACAAGCTGCGTGCGGTGCTCGCGCTGCCTGCCGAGCCGCTGTCGCTCGACACGCCGCTGCCCGACACGGACACCGGCCTCGTCGACCTGATCGAGGATCAGGCTTCGGCGAGCCCGTTCGAGCGTCTGGCAGACACGCGCATGCGTGAATGCGTGACGTCGCTGCTCCGGTCGGTCACGCCGGCCGAGGCCGACGTGCTGCGCCGGCGCTTCGGTCTCGGCGGCACCGAGCCCGATACCTACGACGCGATCGCGCAGGATGCGGGGATGTCGCGCGAACGCGTGCGGCAGATCGAGAAACGCGCGCTCGCCACGCTGCGCACGGCCGCCGAGGCCGAGGGCGCACAGTCGTTCCTCGAAGCATGA
- a CDS encoding SH3 domain-containing protein, with protein sequence MSNTIIRSLCVVLFGIAAVPSIADAQSSAYTNSGAELFAGPAPDYPVVAQLPPGTALEVFGCLSDYSWCDVALPGVRGWIDAEQLDYPYQGNYVPMLEYGAIIGVPITGFAIGAYWDRHYRNRPWFHDRDRWEHRPEPRVGPGGRPPGQWHPQPGGPVQRAPGGAPPAEHDARPSATRGGWNGPNRAPAPQAAPAPMPGAVGNARQPAPQQPAPNGAARMMEPPMHQGGGGYGARPQGGGNGGGDHGGSHGGGGGGGGGNDEFRR encoded by the coding sequence ATGAGCAACACGATCATTCGAAGTTTGTGCGTCGTCCTGTTCGGCATCGCTGCCGTGCCGAGCATCGCCGACGCGCAGAGCAGCGCTTACACGAACTCGGGCGCCGAGCTCTTTGCCGGGCCGGCACCCGATTATCCGGTCGTCGCGCAGCTTCCGCCCGGCACCGCGCTGGAGGTGTTCGGCTGCCTGAGCGACTACTCGTGGTGCGACGTTGCGCTGCCGGGCGTGCGCGGCTGGATCGACGCGGAGCAACTCGACTATCCGTATCAGGGCAATTACGTGCCGATGCTCGAATACGGCGCGATCATCGGCGTGCCGATCACCGGGTTCGCGATCGGTGCTTACTGGGATCGCCACTACCGCAACCGGCCGTGGTTTCATGATCGCGATCGCTGGGAACATCGTCCGGAGCCAAGGGTAGGCCCCGGCGGGAGGCCGCCCGGACAGTGGCATCCGCAGCCGGGCGGGCCGGTTCAGCGCGCACCGGGTGGCGCGCCGCCGGCCGAGCATGATGCACGACCGTCGGCCACGCGCGGTGGCTGGAACGGCCCGAACCGCGCGCCGGCGCCGCAGGCCGCACCCGCGCCGATGCCCGGAGCGGTCGGCAATGCCCGTCAGCCGGCGCCACAGCAGCCCGCGCCGAACGGTGCGGCCCGGATGATGGAGCCGCCGATGCATCAGGGCGGCGGCGGTTACGGCGCACGGCCGCAAGGCGGCGGAAACGGCGGCGGGGACCACGGCGGGAGCCATGGCGGCGGCGGTGGCGGGGGTGGTGGCAACGACGAATTCCGCCGTTGA
- a CDS encoding DUF2938 domain-containing protein yields the protein MTSLDFLLRIVLIGTGATLMLDLWALLRRRVFGIPSLDYALVGRWLGHMTRGRFRHASIVSASAVPGERLLGWAAHYAIGIAFAALPVAIAGTEWIGAPTPVPALVAGLASVAAPFFVMQPAFGFGVAASRTPQPGVARRRSIVTHLVFGAGLYLAAFALAMSGR from the coding sequence ATGACCTCACTCGACTTTCTGTTGCGCATCGTGCTGATCGGCACGGGCGCGACGCTCATGCTGGACCTGTGGGCGCTGCTGCGGCGCAGGGTATTCGGGATTCCGTCGCTCGACTACGCGCTGGTCGGCCGCTGGCTCGGCCACATGACGCGTGGGCGGTTCCGGCATGCGTCGATCGTCAGCGCATCGGCGGTGCCGGGCGAGCGGTTGCTCGGCTGGGCCGCGCATTACGCGATCGGCATCGCGTTCGCCGCGCTGCCTGTCGCGATTGCGGGAACGGAATGGATCGGCGCGCCGACGCCCGTGCCCGCGCTCGTCGCGGGCCTCGCGAGCGTCGCCGCGCCGTTCTTCGTGATGCAGCCGGCGTTCGGGTTCGGCGTCGCCGCATCGCGTACGCCGCAGCCGGGCGTCGCGCGCCGGCGCAGCATCGTCACGCATCTGGTGTTCGGGGCGGGGCTTTATCTGGCGGCGTTCGCGCTGGCGATGTCGGGCCGCTAG
- a CDS encoding APC family permease, giving the protein MPGQGNTHPSVPLSRSVPADGGHGKFKKQLSLTDLTFIGLGAIFGSGWLFAASHVSTIAGPAGIFSWLLGGFSVLLLGIVYCELGAALPRAGGVVRYPVFSHGPLLGYLMGFITLIAFSSLIAIEVVAARQYAAAWFPSLTKAGSSDPTTIGWLLQAALLCFFFYLNYSSVKTFAKANNIISVFKFIVPLSVIAVLFTFFKPANLTAHGFAPFGMPGIEMAVSAGGIIFAYLGLTPIVSVASEVRNPQRTIPIALILSILLSTLIYVLLQLAFIGSIPTDMLAAGWHDVSKAFSLPYRDIALALGVGWLAVMVVADAMISPSGCGNIYMNATPRVVYGWAKTGTFFKVFTRVDEASGIPRAGLWLTFGLAIFWTMPFPSWEALINIVSAALVLSYAVAPVSVAALRRTAPDLPRPFRAVAFGITGPASFVIAALIVYWSGWSTVSWLLGLQIVMFVIYLACRRWVPTAHLSLAEQVRSSAWLIAFYAAMIVLSYFGGFGGTGQLAHPYDTVVVAAVALVIYYWGANTGIRSDKLQLEDDEG; this is encoded by the coding sequence ATGCCAGGTCAAGGCAACACACACCCGTCCGTCCCGCTTTCCCGTTCCGTGCCCGCTGACGGCGGTCACGGCAAATTCAAGAAACAGCTGTCGCTGACCGACCTGACGTTCATCGGTCTCGGTGCGATTTTCGGTTCCGGGTGGCTGTTCGCCGCGAGTCACGTGTCGACGATCGCCGGCCCGGCCGGCATCTTCTCGTGGCTGCTCGGCGGCTTCTCGGTGCTGCTGCTCGGCATCGTCTATTGCGAGCTCGGCGCCGCGCTGCCGCGCGCGGGCGGCGTGGTCCGCTACCCGGTGTTCTCGCACGGCCCGCTGCTCGGCTACCTGATGGGCTTCATCACGCTAATCGCGTTCTCGAGCCTGATCGCGATCGAAGTGGTCGCCGCGCGCCAGTACGCGGCCGCCTGGTTCCCCAGCCTGACCAAGGCCGGATCGAGCGACCCGACGACGATCGGCTGGCTCCTGCAGGCCGCGCTGCTGTGCTTCTTCTTTTACCTGAACTATTCGAGCGTGAAGACGTTCGCGAAGGCGAACAACATCATCAGCGTCTTCAAGTTCATCGTGCCGCTGTCGGTGATCGCGGTGCTGTTCACGTTCTTCAAGCCCGCCAATCTGACCGCGCACGGCTTCGCGCCGTTCGGCATGCCGGGCATCGAGATGGCCGTGTCCGCGGGCGGCATCATCTTCGCGTACCTCGGCCTCACGCCGATCGTGTCGGTCGCGAGCGAAGTGCGCAATCCGCAGCGCACGATCCCGATCGCACTGATCCTGTCGATCCTGCTGTCGACGCTGATCTACGTGCTGCTGCAGCTCGCGTTCATCGGCAGCATCCCGACCGACATGCTGGCCGCCGGCTGGCATGACGTCAGCAAGGCATTCTCGCTGCCGTACCGCGACATCGCGCTCGCGCTCGGGGTGGGCTGGCTCGCGGTGATGGTCGTCGCCGACGCGATGATCTCGCCGAGCGGCTGCGGCAACATCTACATGAACGCGACGCCGCGTGTCGTCTACGGCTGGGCGAAGACGGGCACGTTCTTCAAGGTCTTCACGCGCGTCGACGAAGCGTCGGGCATCCCGCGCGCGGGCCTGTGGCTCACGTTCGGCCTCGCGATCTTCTGGACGATGCCGTTCCCGTCGTGGGAGGCACTGATCAACATCGTGTCGGCCGCGCTCGTGCTGAGCTATGCGGTCGCGCCCGTGTCGGTCGCCGCGCTGCGCCGCACCGCGCCCGACCTGCCGCGGCCGTTCCGCGCGGTTGCGTTCGGCATCACCGGCCCCGCGTCGTTCGTGATTGCCGCGCTGATCGTCTACTGGTCGGGCTGGAGCACGGTGTCCTGGCTGCTCGGCCTGCAGATCGTGATGTTCGTGATCTATCTCGCCTGCCGCCGCTGGGTGCCGACCGCGCACCTGAGCCTCGCCGAGCAGGTGCGTTCGTCCGCGTGGCTGATCGCGTTCTACGCGGCCATGATCGTGCTGTCGTATTTCGGCGGCTTCGGCGGCACGGGCCAGCTCGCCCATCCGTACGACACGGTCGTCGTCGCGGCCGTCGCGCTCGTCATCTACTACTGGGGCGCCAACACCGGCATCCGTTCCGACAAGCTGCAGCTCGAAGACGACGAAGGCTGA
- a CDS encoding Ldh family oxidoreductase: MSEPLAEVVLSLDEVHALALRVLTHHGMSDAHAQAIARVITQGQRDECHSHGVYRLLVCVRSLKQGKVDPQAVPTLRRLSSSIVAVDAHRGFSLLSFETGLPVLVEMAKQHGIAAMAINHCYHFSALWPEVEAIAAEGLVGIAMNPSHSWVAPEGGREPVFGTNPIAFAWPRPGGVSFVFDFATSAIARGDIELHAKQGKAIPPHWAIDADGQPTTDPKAALQGAMRTFGGHKGSALAAMVELLGGALIGDLTSQESMDFDEGVGATPCHGELVIAFDPKVFLGDELDAGLARGERMFASITGQGARLPSQRRFDARARSIAHGVRIPKALYDEILTLLD; encoded by the coding sequence ATGTCTGAGCCGCTCGCCGAAGTCGTCCTGTCGCTCGATGAAGTCCACGCGCTCGCGCTGCGGGTGCTGACGCACCACGGGATGTCCGATGCGCACGCGCAGGCGATCGCCCGCGTGATCACACAGGGCCAGCGCGACGAGTGCCATTCGCACGGCGTGTACCGGTTGCTCGTGTGCGTGCGCTCGCTGAAGCAAGGCAAGGTCGATCCGCAGGCCGTGCCGACGCTGCGCCGGCTGTCGTCGTCGATCGTCGCGGTCGACGCGCATCGCGGCTTCTCGCTGCTGAGCTTCGAAACCGGCCTGCCGGTGCTCGTCGAGATGGCGAAGCAGCACGGGATCGCCGCGATGGCGATCAACCACTGCTACCACTTCTCGGCGCTGTGGCCCGAGGTCGAGGCAATTGCCGCCGAGGGGCTCGTCGGCATCGCGATGAACCCGAGCCACAGCTGGGTCGCGCCGGAAGGCGGTCGCGAGCCGGTGTTCGGCACCAACCCGATCGCGTTCGCGTGGCCGCGCCCGGGCGGCGTGTCGTTCGTGTTCGACTTCGCGACGAGCGCGATCGCGCGCGGCGACATCGAGCTGCACGCGAAACAGGGCAAGGCGATTCCGCCGCACTGGGCGATCGATGCCGACGGTCAGCCCACCACCGATCCGAAGGCCGCGCTGCAGGGCGCGATGCGCACGTTCGGCGGCCACAAGGGCTCGGCGCTCGCGGCGATGGTCGAGCTGCTCGGCGGCGCGCTGATCGGCGACCTGACGAGCCAGGAGTCGATGGACTTCGACGAAGGCGTCGGCGCGACGCCGTGCCATGGCGAACTCGTGATCGCGTTCGATCCGAAGGTGTTCCTCGGCGACGAGCTCGACGCGGGCCTCGCGCGCGGCGAGCGGATGTTCGCGTCGATCACCGGGCAAGGCGCGCGGCTGCCGTCGCAGCGACGCTTCGACGCCCGCGCGCGCAGCATCGCGCACGGCGTGCGGATTCCGAAGGCGCTGTACGACGAAATCCTGACGCTGCTCGACTGA
- the ilvD gene encoding dihydroxy-acid dehydratase yields MPTYRSKTSTAGRNMAGARSLWRATGMKDDDFSKPIIAVVNSFTQFVPGHVHLKDLGQLVAREIEAAGGVAKEFNTIAVDDGIAMGHDGMLYSLPSRDIIADSVEYMVNAHCADAMVCISNCDKITPGMLMAAMRLNIPVIFVSGGPMEAGKTRLANPVTKTVELKKLDLVDAMVIAADQSYSDADVAEVERSACPTCGSCSGMFTANSMNCLTEALGLSLPGNGTVVATHADREQLFKRAGRRIVELTRQHYEQDDMRVLPRSVGFKAFENAMTLDIAMGGSTNTILHLLAIAQEAGIDFTMKDIDRMSRIVPQLCKVAPNTNKYHIEDVHRAGGIMAILGELERAGKLHTDVPTVHAPTLKDALEQWDIVRTEDEAVRQFYLAGPAGIPTQVAFSQDTRWPSLDLDRAEGCIRSYEHAFSKEGGLAVLTGNIALDGCVVKTAGVDESILVFEGSAHVTESQDEAVENILNDKVKAGDVVIVRYEGPKGGPGMQEMLYPTSYIKSKGLGKACALLTDGRFSGGTSGLSIGHCSPEAAAGGAIGLVRDGDKIRIDIPNRTIDVLVSDDELARRREEQNAKGWKPAQPRPRKVSAALKAYAKLVMSADKGAVRDLSLLDD; encoded by the coding sequence ATGCCCACATACCGTTCCAAAACCTCCACCGCCGGCCGCAACATGGCAGGTGCGCGCTCGCTGTGGCGCGCCACCGGCATGAAAGACGACGATTTCTCGAAGCCGATCATCGCGGTCGTCAACTCGTTCACGCAGTTCGTGCCCGGGCACGTGCACCTGAAGGATCTCGGCCAGCTCGTCGCGCGCGAGATCGAAGCCGCCGGCGGCGTCGCGAAGGAATTCAACACGATCGCGGTCGACGACGGCATCGCGATGGGCCATGACGGCATGCTCTATTCGCTGCCGAGCCGCGACATCATCGCCGACTCGGTCGAATACATGGTGAACGCGCACTGCGCGGACGCGATGGTCTGCATCTCGAACTGCGACAAGATCACGCCGGGGATGCTGATGGCCGCGATGCGCCTCAACATTCCGGTGATCTTCGTGTCGGGCGGCCCGATGGAAGCCGGCAAGACGCGTCTCGCGAACCCGGTCACCAAGACCGTCGAACTGAAGAAGCTCGACCTCGTCGACGCGATGGTGATCGCGGCCGACCAGTCGTATTCGGATGCCGACGTCGCCGAAGTCGAACGCTCGGCCTGCCCGACCTGCGGTTCGTGCTCGGGCATGTTCACCGCGAACTCGATGAACTGCCTGACCGAAGCGCTCGGCCTGTCGCTGCCCGGCAACGGCACGGTCGTCGCGACCCACGCCGATCGCGAGCAGCTGTTCAAGCGCGCCGGCCGCCGCATCGTCGAGCTGACCCGCCAGCACTACGAACAGGACGACATGCGCGTGCTGCCGCGCTCGGTCGGCTTCAAGGCGTTCGAGAATGCGATGACGCTCGACATCGCGATGGGCGGCTCGACCAACACGATCCTGCACCTGCTGGCGATCGCGCAGGAAGCCGGCATCGACTTCACGATGAAGGACATCGATCGCATGTCGCGCATCGTGCCGCAGCTGTGCAAGGTCGCGCCGAACACGAACAAGTACCACATCGAGGATGTGCACCGCGCCGGCGGCATCATGGCGATCCTCGGCGAACTCGAGCGCGCCGGCAAGCTGCATACCGACGTGCCGACCGTGCACGCGCCGACGCTGAAGGACGCGCTCGAACAGTGGGACATCGTCCGCACCGAAGACGAAGCGGTCCGCCAGTTCTACCTGGCCGGCCCGGCCGGGATCCCGACGCAGGTCGCGTTCAGCCAGGACACGCGCTGGCCGAGCCTCGACCTGGACCGCGCCGAAGGCTGCATCCGCTCGTACGAGCATGCGTTTTCGAAAGAAGGCGGCCTGGCCGTGCTGACCGGCAACATCGCGCTCGACGGCTGTGTGGTGAAGACGGCCGGCGTCGATGAAAGCATCCTCGTGTTCGAAGGCTCGGCCCACGTGACCGAATCGCAGGACGAAGCAGTCGAGAACATCCTGAACGACAAGGTCAAGGCCGGCGACGTGGTGATCGTGCGCTACGAAGGCCCGAAGGGCGGCCCGGGCATGCAGGAAATGCTGTACCCGACGAGCTACATCAAGTCGAAGGGCCTCGGCAAGGCATGCGCGCTGCTGACCGACGGTCGCTTCTCGGGCGGCACGTCGGGCCTCTCGATCGGTCACTGCTCGCCGGAAGCGGCAGCGGGCGGCGCGATCGGCCTCGTGCGCGACGGCGACAAGATCCGCATCGACATCCCGAACCGCACGATCGACGTGCTGGTGTCGGACGACGAACTGGCACGCCGCCGCGAAGAGCAGAACGCGAAGGGCTGGAAGCCGGCGCAACCGCGTCCGCGCAAAGTGTCAGCGGCGCTGAAGGCCTATGCGAAGCTGGTGATGTCGGCCGACAAGGGTGCCGTGCGCGACCTGTCACTGCTCGACGACTGA
- a CDS encoding helix-hairpin-helix domain-containing protein translates to MQTTVSQTHEENRQIAACLREAAQLLADQGANPYRVAAYRTSADTIESIDGDIRTRFDTGGVDALGALPEVGTGVAQAIAELLVTGRWRLLDRLRGDAERASAFEAVPGIGHALALRIHDQLHIDTLEDLERAARSGQLEAIGGVGPRRAAGIRAALDDVLSRRRRWQGHARNAAPGTEPPVELLLYIDRLYRNKAAAGILPMLVTRRLNADVSVSPPVMHMTKGGWHFTALCPYPIRPQESCRTADWVTLYFYDALQCEHQRTVVTETLGALVGKRIVRGREMECRVYYAG, encoded by the coding sequence ATGCAGACGACCGTTAGCCAGACGCACGAGGAAAACCGGCAGATCGCGGCCTGCCTGCGCGAAGCCGCGCAGCTGCTTGCCGACCAGGGTGCGAATCCGTACCGGGTGGCCGCCTATCGCACGTCGGCCGACACGATCGAGTCGATCGACGGCGACATCCGCACACGGTTCGACACGGGCGGCGTCGATGCGCTCGGCGCGCTGCCCGAGGTCGGCACGGGCGTCGCGCAGGCGATCGCCGAACTGCTGGTGACCGGGCGCTGGCGCCTCCTCGATCGGCTGCGCGGCGACGCCGAACGCGCGTCCGCGTTCGAAGCCGTGCCGGGCATCGGTCACGCGCTCGCGCTGCGGATCCACGACCAGTTGCATATCGATACGCTCGAGGATCTCGAACGCGCGGCCCGCAGCGGCCAGCTCGAAGCGATTGGAGGCGTCGGCCCGCGTCGCGCGGCCGGCATCCGCGCGGCGCTCGACGACGTGCTGAGCCGGCGCCGACGCTGGCAAGGCCACGCGCGCAATGCTGCCCCCGGCACGGAACCGCCTGTCGAGCTGCTGCTCTACATCGACCGCCTGTACCGCAACAAGGCGGCCGCCGGCATCCTGCCGATGCTCGTGACGCGCCGCCTGAACGCGGACGTCAGCGTGTCGCCGCCCGTGATGCACATGACGAAAGGCGGCTGGCATTTCACCGCGCTGTGTCCGTATCCTATCCGCCCGCAGGAATCCTGCCGCACGGCGGACTGGGTCACGCTCTACTTCTACGATGCGTTGCAATGCGAGCACCAGCGGACCGTCGTCACCGAAACGCTCGGCGCGCTCGTCGGCAAGCGCATCGTGCGCGGCCGCGAGATGGAATGCCGCGTGTATTACGCGGGATGA
- a CDS encoding aldehyde dehydrogenase (NADP(+)), translated as MQLTGQLLIGQSASAGQNGTLHAIAAATGEPLEPAFGGASLHDLETACALADEAFDTYRETSPEQRAAFLDAIGRNIMALGDALIERCVTETGLPRARVEGERGRTVGQLALFASLVRDGGYVDARIDPARPDRKPLPRVDLRLRNVAIGPVAVFGASNFPLAFSVAGGDTASALAAGCPVIVKAHSAHPGTSELVGRAIQQAVRECGLPAGVFSLLFDASREIGQALVADARIKAVGFTGSRRGGVALMNIAAARHEPIPVYAEMSSINPVLLFPAALDARHDTIAPQFVASLALGAGQFCTNPGLVLAIDGPALRAFEAAAATAVRATAAQTMLTPHIHASYAQGVAALRAHGAVELLAEGVEGGRYQARAALFATSADAFIAHPELRDEVFGPASLIVRCPDADTLHRVLKSLEGQLTIAAHLADGDATLFAALRPTLERKAGRILVNGFGTGVEVGHAMVHGGPFPATSDTRTTSVGARAIERFLRPVSYQDVPDALLPDAIRNGNPLNVPQRIDGVPAPREARDV; from the coding sequence ATGCAACTCACAGGTCAGCTCCTGATCGGCCAGTCGGCCAGCGCCGGACAAAACGGCACCCTTCACGCGATCGCCGCCGCGACCGGCGAACCGCTCGAACCCGCGTTCGGCGGCGCGAGCCTGCACGACCTGGAGACGGCCTGCGCGCTCGCCGACGAAGCATTCGATACGTACCGCGAAACGAGTCCCGAGCAACGCGCCGCGTTTCTCGATGCGATCGGCCGCAACATCATGGCGCTCGGCGACGCTCTCATCGAGCGCTGCGTCACCGAAACCGGCCTGCCGCGCGCACGCGTCGAAGGCGAACGCGGCCGCACGGTCGGCCAGCTTGCACTGTTCGCGTCGCTCGTGCGCGACGGCGGTTACGTCGATGCGCGCATCGACCCGGCACGCCCGGACCGCAAGCCGCTGCCGCGCGTCGACCTGCGGCTGCGCAACGTCGCGATCGGGCCGGTCGCCGTGTTCGGCGCATCGAACTTCCCGCTCGCGTTCTCGGTCGCGGGCGGCGATACCGCATCGGCACTCGCGGCCGGCTGCCCGGTGATCGTCAAGGCGCACTCCGCGCACCCGGGCACGTCCGAGCTCGTCGGCCGCGCGATCCAGCAGGCCGTGCGTGAATGCGGGCTGCCGGCCGGCGTGTTCTCGCTGCTGTTCGACGCGTCGCGCGAAATCGGCCAGGCGCTCGTCGCTGATGCGCGCATCAAGGCCGTCGGCTTCACCGGCTCGCGCCGCGGCGGCGTCGCGCTGATGAACATCGCGGCCGCGCGCCACGAGCCGATTCCGGTCTATGCGGAAATGAGCTCGATCAACCCGGTGCTGCTGTTCCCGGCCGCGCTCGACGCGCGCCACGACACGATCGCGCCGCAGTTCGTCGCCTCGCTCGCGCTCGGCGCCGGCCAGTTCTGCACGAACCCGGGCCTCGTGCTCGCGATCGACGGCCCCGCGCTGCGCGCGTTCGAAGCCGCGGCGGCCACGGCCGTGCGCGCCACCGCCGCCCAGACGATGCTGACGCCGCACATCCACGCGAGCTATGCGCAAGGCGTTGCCGCACTGCGTGCACACGGTGCGGTCGAACTGCTGGCCGAAGGCGTCGAAGGCGGCCGCTACCAGGCGCGCGCGGCGCTGTTCGCGACGTCCGCGGATGCGTTCATCGCGCATCCCGAACTGCGCGACGAAGTGTTCGGCCCCGCGTCGCTGATCGTGCGCTGCCCGGACGCCGACACGCTGCATCGCGTGCTGAAGTCGCTCGAAGGCCAGCTGACGATCGCCGCGCATCTCGCCGACGGCGACGCGACGCTGTTCGCCGCGCTGCGCCCGACGCTGGAGCGCAAGGCCGGCCGCATTCTCGTCAACGGCTTCGGCACCGGTGTCGAGGTCGGTCATGCGATGGTCCACGGCGGCCCGTTCCCGGCCACGTCCGACACGCGCACGACCTCGGTCGGCGCACGCGCGATCGAGCGTTTCCTGCGCCCCGTGTCGTACCAGGACGTGCCGGACGCACTGCTGCCCGACGCGATCCGCAACGGCAACCCGTTGAACGTGCCGCAGCGCATCGACGGCGTGCCCGCGCCGCGGGAAGCGCGCGATGTCTGA
- a CDS encoding MarR family winged helix-turn-helix transcriptional regulator has product MDKTYENRIGYLISDVARLQGRLFDRRAKRLGLTRAQSRVLAYLTWKGEMNQARLAEWLEITPISLTRLLDRMESCGWIERIANDDDRRAFVIRLTDKSRDIFPQMLEVGDTVTDDGLRGFTRDERDMLVHLLGRVRQNLIDSGGE; this is encoded by the coding sequence ATGGACAAGACTTACGAGAACCGGATCGGCTACCTGATTTCCGATGTAGCCCGCCTGCAAGGACGCCTGTTCGACCGGCGCGCGAAGCGCCTCGGGCTGACGCGCGCGCAAAGTCGCGTGCTCGCGTACCTGACGTGGAAGGGCGAGATGAATCAGGCGCGGCTCGCGGAATGGCTCGAGATCACGCCGATCTCGCTGACCCGGTTGCTCGACCGGATGGAAAGCTGCGGCTGGATCGAACGGATCGCGAATGACGACGATCGCCGCGCGTTCGTGATCCGGCTGACCGACAAGTCGCGCGACATCTTTCCGCAGATGCTGGAAGTGGGCGACACCGTCACCGACGACGGGCTGCGGGGCTTCACGCGCGACGAGCGCGATATGCTGGTGCACCTGCTCGGGCGCGTGCGCCAGAACCTGATCGACAGCGGTGGCGAATGA
- a CDS encoding helix-turn-helix domain-containing protein has product MSRLDIADVARRSGLPASTLRYYEEKGLIVPNGRHGLRRQYDEAVLERLALIALGREAGFSLDDILAMFGADGRPAIDRAKLDDKADELDRTIRRLGAVRDALRHAAACPAPSHLECPSFRKLLRIAAHRHPARRTKTEGA; this is encoded by the coding sequence ATGAGCCGTCTGGACATCGCCGACGTCGCGCGTCGCTCGGGATTGCCCGCATCGACGCTGCGCTATTACGAAGAGAAGGGATTGATCGTGCCGAACGGCCGTCACGGGCTGCGGCGTCAATACGACGAGGCGGTGCTGGAGCGCCTCGCGCTGATCGCGCTCGGCCGCGAGGCCGGGTTTTCGCTCGACGACATCCTCGCGATGTTCGGCGCGGACGGCCGTCCCGCGATCGATCGCGCGAAGCTCGACGACAAGGCCGACGAGCTCGACCGCACGATCCGCCGGCTCGGCGCGGTGCGCGATGCGTTGCGGCACGCGGCTGCATGCCCGGCGCCGAGCCATCTCGAGTGTCCGTCGTTCCGCAAGCTGCTGCGCATCGCGGCGCACCGGCATCCGGCGCGCCGCACGAAGACGGAAGGCGCATAG